The genome window CAGGATCTGGTGGCGTCGGAGGTGCCGGTGGCGTTCGCCTACAACGGCGCGCCGTTCGTGGTGATGATGGCGACCCCGGAAGACCTGCACGACTTCGCGTTGGGTTTTTCGCTCACCGAAGGCATTGTCGAGGAGCCGGCGCAGTTGCAGATCGTCAGCGTGGATACCTTCCTGGAAGGGGTGTCGCTGCAACTGCAGATTCCGCCCGCACATGCCGCGGCCCTGCAGGCGCGGCGCCGCAACCTGCAGGGCCGCAGCGGCTGCGGGGTATGCGGCAGCGAATCGATCGAGGCGGTGCTGCGCGCGCCGCGGCCGCTGCCGGCCGGCGTGGCCATCGCGCCGGCGGCGCTGGCGCGGGCATTGCGCGAGCTGCGCCAGCAGCAACCGCTCAACGCGATCACCGGCGCCACCCACGCCGCGGGATGGGCCGACGCCGACGGCGGCGTGCAGCTGGCGCGCGAGGACGTCGGCCGGCACAACGCGCTGGACAAGCTGATCGGCGCGCTGGCCAGCGCCGGCACGGATCCGGCCAGCGGCTTCGCCGTGGTCACCAGCCGCGCCAGCTACGAGATGGCGATGAAGGCCGCGCAGGCCGGCATCCCGCTGCTGGCGGCCATTTCCGCACCCACCGCGCTGGCGGTCGCGCTGGCCGACAGCGCCGGCCTGACCCTGATCGGGTTCGCCCGCGACCACGATTACGTCGTCTATAGCCATCCGCAGCGCCTGCACCAGGCCGAACACGCCGGAGAGCCCGCATGAGCAAGAAAACCATCCAACCCTATACGCAGCCGGCCGGCGGCTGGGGCGCGTTGCGCGCCGTCGCCACCCACCTGCTGCAGCAGGACGTGGCGGTGCAGGGGGCCAAGACCCTGTTGCACGCCAACCAGCCCGACGGCTTCGACTGCCCCGGCTGCGCCTGGCCCGACCGCGACCACACCTCGACCTTCGAGTTCTGCGAGAACGGCGCCAAGGCGGTGGCCGCAGAAGCCACCGCGCGCCGCGCCACCCCGGAGCTGTTCGCCCAGCACAGCGTCGCGCAGCTGGCCAAGTACAGCGACTTCTGGCTGGAAGGGCAGGGCCGGCTGACCCATCCGCTGCGCTACGACAGCGCCAGCGACCACTACGTGCCGGTGAACTGGGACGCCGCGTTCGCGCTGATCGCCAAGCACCTCAACGGCCTGGCCTCGCCGGACGAGGCGATCTTCTACACCTCCGGGCGCACCAGCAACGAGGCCGCGTTCCTGTACCAGCTGTTCGTGCGCGAGTTCGGCACCAACAACTTCCCCGATTGTTCGAACATGTGCCACGAGCCGTCGGGCACCGCGCTGAAGTCGCAGATCGGCGTGGGCAAGGGCACGGTGTCGTTGCACGATTTCGAACTGGCCGACGCGATCTTCATCTTCGGCCAGAACCCCGGCACCAACCATCCGCGCATGCTCGGCGAGCTGCGCCAGGCGGCCAAGCGCGGTGCGGCGATCGTATCGTTCAATCCGCTGCGCGAGCGCGGCCTGGAGAAGTTCGCCGATCCGCAGGACAAGCTGCAGATGCTGCACAACGGTTCGACGCGGATTTCGTCGGACTATTTCCAGCTGAAGATCGGCGGCGACCTGGCCGCGGTCAAGGGCATCATCAAGCACGTGCTGGAGTGCGATGCCGAAGCGGCACGGGAAGCGCGG of Xanthomonas translucens pv. cerealis contains these proteins:
- the fdhD gene encoding formate dehydrogenase accessory sulfurtransferase FdhD, which encodes MDSCASSRPGAVARGVHRHRDGRTALTQDLVASEVPVAFAYNGAPFVVMMATPEDLHDFALGFSLTEGIVEEPAQLQIVSVDTFLEGVSLQLQIPPAHAAALQARRRNLQGRSGCGVCGSESIEAVLRAPRPLPAGVAIAPAALARALRELRQQQPLNAITGATHAAGWADADGGVQLAREDVGRHNALDKLIGALASAGTDPASGFAVVTSRASYEMAMKAAQAGIPLLAAISAPTALAVALADSAGLTLIGFARDHDYVVYSHPQRLHQAEHAGEPA